A genomic window from Elaeis guineensis isolate ETL-2024a chromosome 3, EG11, whole genome shotgun sequence includes:
- the LOC105033080 gene encoding uncharacterized protein, translating to MAGEETTPAVVEENVQDPAPAEPKLEDPPAKATAKPKKAKEPKAKKPSAPKKPRSPPAHPPYIEMIGEAITSLKERTGSSQYAITKFIEDKHKAYLPPNFRKLLLVQLKKLTASGKLTKVKNSYKLPPSRPRAPAKPATAAAKTKPKPKPKPTAATKPKPKPKPKPAAAAKPKPKPKPKPKPAAAAKPKPKPKAPAPAATKPKAAAAKPKTKPKPAAKVAKPKAKTRPAKAAKTSAKDTPGKKANPPAKPAAALKKAAAAKASPKKAKAGKAAAKPPARKAPARKAKK from the exons ATGGCTGGGGAGGAGACCACGCCAGCGGTGGTGGAGGAGAACGTCCAGGATCCGGCGCCAGCGGAGCCCAAGTTGGAGGATCCCCCGGCTAAGGCGACGGCCAAGCCGAAGAAGGCCAAGGAGCCCAAGGCTAAGAAGCCTTCCGCTCCCAAAAAGCCCCGATCTCCTCCTGCCCACCCCCCTTACATCGAG ATGATCGGAGAGGCGATCACTTCGCTGAAGGAGAGGACTGGATCGAGCCAGTACGCGATCACTAAGTTTATTGAAGATAAGCACAAGGCCTATCTTCCCCCCAACTTCCGCAAGCTTCTCCTCGTCCAGCTGAAGAAGCTCACCGCCAGCGGTAAGCTTACCAAGGTCAAAAACTCGTACAAGCTGCCGCCCTCTCGCCCTCGAGCTCCGGCGAAGCCCGCCACCGCTGCGGCGAAGACGAAACCGaaacccaagcccaagcccactgCGGccaccaagcccaagcccaaacccaagcCGAAGCCTGCTGCGGCAGCGAAGCCCAAGCCTAAGCcgaagcccaagcccaagcctgcTGCGGCAGCAAAGCCCAAGCCGAAGCCGAAGGCGCCGGCGCCGGCCGCGACCAAGCCCAAAGCTGCCGCCGCGAAGCCGAAGACGAAGCCTAAGCCTGCGGCGAAGGTAGCCAAGCCGAAGGCGAAGACCCGTCCGGCGAAGGCAGCTAAGACCTCGGCCAAGGACACGCCTGGGAAGAAGGCCAACCCGCCGGCGAAGCCTGCCGCCGCCCTGAAGAAGGCCGCCGCAGCCAAGGCGTCGCCGAAGAAGGCGAAGGCCGGGAAGGCCGCCGCGAAGCCTCCGGCGAGGAAGGCTCCTGCGAGGAAAGCCAAAAAgtag